Proteins encoded in a region of the Stieleria neptunia genome:
- a CDS encoding ABC transporter ATP-binding protein, protein MALIELRDVRRVYDLGEVQVHALRTVSLQIQRGEYIALVGPSGSGKSTLMNTLGCLDRPSHGSYLLDGQEIVSMNRDQRARIRNKQLGFVFQNFNLLNRTSALENVELPLMYGPRLSARQRHDRAREVLDQVGLGDRYHHHPSQLSGGQQQRVAIARALVNRPSILMGDEPTGNLDSQTSREVIALFQELNEKQGITVILVTHDPNIARNSKRTIVLRDGEVVEDTTDFAKAKAALDAEGDQ, encoded by the coding sequence GTGGCATTGATCGAGCTTCGAGATGTCAGACGCGTGTATGACTTGGGCGAAGTCCAAGTGCACGCGCTCCGTACGGTCAGTTTGCAGATCCAGCGGGGGGAATACATCGCGTTGGTCGGTCCGTCGGGCAGCGGCAAGTCGACGTTGATGAACACGCTCGGTTGTCTGGACCGGCCGTCCCACGGCAGCTACTTGCTCGACGGCCAGGAGATCGTCTCGATGAACCGTGACCAGCGGGCTCGGATTCGAAACAAGCAGCTCGGGTTCGTGTTCCAGAACTTTAATTTGCTCAACCGGACCTCGGCGCTGGAGAACGTCGAGTTGCCGCTGATGTACGGCCCACGTCTGTCCGCCCGCCAGCGGCATGATCGGGCGCGCGAGGTGTTGGATCAGGTCGGGTTGGGGGATCGCTACCATCATCATCCCAGCCAGCTCTCCGGCGGTCAGCAGCAACGTGTGGCGATCGCCAGGGCACTGGTCAATCGTCCGTCGATCTTGATGGGGGATGAGCCGACCGGCAACCTGGACTCCCAGACCAGCCGCGAGGTGATTGCGTTGTTCCAAGAGCTGAATGAGAAACAAGGGATCACGGTGATTCTGGTCACGCACGACCCCAACATCGCGCGCAATTCCAAGCGGACGATCGTGCTCCGCGACGGCGAGGTCGTCGAAGACACGACCGATTTTGCCAAAGCCAAAGCCGCACTCGATGCCGAGGGGGACCAGTAG
- a CDS encoding ABC transporter permease: MSFLDTIRIALRALLKNKMRAVLTVIGVVIGIAAVTTIVSIGQGANRLVQGELENLGTNVIFVIPGQTTDGGVRQNDAPSLTAADADAISTECPAVLAASPLVFTGGQVIYGNENWSPKEMLGVGTDFLLVRNWGLQAGSFFSEADVESKAKVCVIGQTLIPKLFRTTNPLGETLRVNNVPIRVIGILSKKGANMVGDDQDNLLLMPQTTVRKRLLGSPMDNIHAIMVSARSTNQMSTATRQIRNLLLERHDIAPGEEDDFDITDMEEVAGTLGMITGTLTLMLSAIAGISLVVGGVGIMNIMLVSVTERTREIGIRMALGARGRDILWQFLIESVVLSSIGGVIGLALGTGMSMAATMLINAYKPGTDWPMVVSFPAALVAMGFAAAVGVFFGFYPARRASKLDPIDALRYE, from the coding sequence GCCTTGTTGAAAAACAAGATGCGCGCGGTGTTGACGGTCATCGGCGTGGTGATCGGGATTGCCGCGGTGACCACCATCGTGTCGATCGGTCAGGGCGCGAACCGACTGGTGCAAGGTGAATTGGAAAACCTGGGCACCAACGTAATCTTTGTAATCCCGGGGCAAACCACCGACGGCGGCGTTCGCCAGAACGATGCGCCGTCGTTGACCGCTGCGGATGCCGATGCGATCAGCACGGAATGTCCGGCGGTCTTGGCCGCTTCACCATTGGTGTTCACCGGCGGGCAGGTGATTTACGGCAACGAAAATTGGAGCCCCAAGGAGATGTTGGGTGTCGGCACGGACTTCTTGCTGGTCCGCAATTGGGGGCTTCAGGCCGGGTCGTTTTTCAGCGAAGCCGACGTCGAGTCCAAGGCCAAGGTGTGCGTGATCGGCCAAACTTTGATACCGAAGTTGTTTCGCACCACCAATCCGCTCGGCGAGACGCTGCGCGTCAACAACGTGCCCATTCGCGTGATCGGAATCCTGTCCAAGAAAGGCGCCAACATGGTTGGTGATGACCAGGACAATCTGTTGTTGATGCCGCAGACGACGGTGCGCAAGCGGTTGCTCGGATCACCGATGGATAACATTCATGCGATCATGGTTTCGGCGCGCAGCACCAACCAGATGAGTACGGCGACGCGTCAGATTCGCAATTTGTTGCTCGAGCGACATGACATCGCACCGGGGGAGGAAGACGATTTCGACATCACGGACATGGAAGAGGTTGCCGGAACGTTGGGGATGATCACCGGAACGCTGACGTTGATGTTGTCGGCGATCGCGGGGATTTCGTTGGTCGTCGGAGGCGTCGGCATCATGAACATCATGTTGGTTTCAGTGACCGAACGGACGCGTGAGATCGGCATCCGGATGGCGCTCGGGGCGCGGGGCCGCGATATTTTGTGGCAGTTCTTGATCGAGTCGGTGGTGTTGTCGAGCATCGGCGGGGTGATCGGATTGGCGCTCGGAACCGGCATGTCGATGGCCGCGACGATGTTGATCAACGCCTACAAACCGGGGACGGATTGGCCGATGGTGGTGTCGTTCCCCGCGGCGCTCGTTGCGATGGGGTTTGCCGCGGCGGTCGGCGTGTTTTTCGGTTTCTATCCCGCTCGGCGCGCCAGCAAGTTGGACCCGATCGACGCGCTCAGGTACGAGTAA
- a CDS encoding outer membrane protein, which produces MRFGQQLLLALVMSIAGMNSASAQCFDFTSFDFTNCYLAGSFSGDFLTMKGSGRNTNGNFDASGIENETNEGYGFAYGREFDHCDYQIRMESQYMFFDDSQFTLNSFPGPPGPYTFFYRGAFTERFAGLSNLWIDKPISENLEVYAGGGIGWSHFEFAASDGVVSSVKDDDDLAYQFGIGLTCKLLSNVELDFGYRRLDLGNANTNLTTGGGAAAGNLNVDLDSDQLMLTLRVFRR; this is translated from the coding sequence ATGCGTTTCGGACAGCAACTTCTCCTCGCGCTCGTCATGTCGATTGCGGGCATGAACTCCGCTTCGGCCCAGTGTTTTGATTTCACGAGCTTTGATTTCACGAACTGCTATCTCGCGGGTTCCTTTTCCGGCGATTTCCTGACCATGAAAGGTTCCGGACGCAACACCAACGGAAATTTCGACGCCTCGGGAATCGAAAACGAGACGAACGAAGGGTATGGATTCGCATACGGACGTGAATTCGATCACTGCGACTACCAAATTCGCATGGAATCCCAGTACATGTTTTTTGACGACTCGCAGTTCACGCTCAACAGCTTTCCCGGACCTCCGGGCCCCTACACGTTCTTTTACCGCGGTGCGTTCACCGAACGCTTTGCCGGACTGTCGAACCTGTGGATAGACAAACCGATCAGCGAGAATCTTGAGGTTTATGCAGGTGGAGGCATCGGCTGGTCGCACTTCGAATTTGCCGCATCCGACGGCGTCGTCTCCAGCGTCAAAGACGACGACGACTTGGCCTACCAATTCGGCATCGGACTGACGTGCAAGCTGCTGTCCAATGTGGAATTGGATTTCGGTTACCGACGCCTGGATCTCGGCAATGCCAACACGAATCTGACGACTGGCGGTGGTGCCGCCGCAGGCAATCTGAATGTCGACCTCGACTCGGATCAACTGATGCTGACGCTACGGGTTTTCCGCCGCTAA
- a CDS encoding arylsulfatase, with product MLRSLATSLAFFAVLFVSTASAESKPNVIFILLDDMGWGDFGVLHQNDSTHSKRHQTPMLDRMAAEGMQLRDHYCPAPVCAPSRSSLLTGVHQGHAVVRDNQFDKALEDNHTLATVMKAAGYKTWLVGKYGLQGATNGQDDDWTPADWPAYPTKRGFDEFYGYVRHRDGHVHYPAENWNLGDNEVHRTPKQIWHNDQEVSKDLAKCYTTDLFAARSKDWIAKHVKSGSEQPFFLYLAYDTPHAALQLPSVEFPEGYGLDGGLQWLGKPGAMINTAVGTVDGYRHPDYTGKGWSDVEERFATMVRRIDHSVGDLLQTLRDLSIDKNTLVVLSCDNGPHHESYLRDAQDNRVNYTPQSFQSYGPFDGTKRDVWEGGIRVGTLAWWPGQVAPGSIDRSPSQFHDWMPTFARAGGIAPPARTDGVSLLPTLTGQGTQRQSQVYIEYFNGGRTPTYGDFQASKRNQRRRQMQVVFVDGYKGVRVDIQDHRQPFAIYDLKNDPKELHDLAGTGEKFAKLQKKMHDRVLQLRRANPTAPRPYDKVAIPAVAISQQEGWTYDVYSGTFPYVPEVDELQPTMSGRLDEMSVAGAKGAVRFRGVFVAPETGLYQVTLSTESPTFARIHDAELIDADFGFDPAETYSTEIRLEQGMHPVTVTTLADGDVTIGLQWKRK from the coding sequence ATGTTACGTTCCCTTGCCACCTCACTCGCGTTTTTCGCCGTCCTGTTTGTCTCCACGGCCAGCGCCGAATCCAAGCCCAATGTGATCTTCATCCTGCTCGACGACATGGGCTGGGGGGACTTTGGGGTGCTGCATCAAAATGATTCGACGCATTCCAAACGGCATCAGACGCCGATGTTGGATCGGATGGCCGCCGAAGGGATGCAGTTGCGCGATCATTATTGTCCGGCGCCGGTTTGTGCCCCCAGCCGTTCGTCACTGTTGACGGGCGTGCATCAGGGCCACGCGGTGGTGCGAGACAATCAGTTTGACAAGGCGCTCGAAGACAATCACACGCTGGCGACGGTGATGAAGGCGGCGGGGTACAAGACCTGGTTGGTCGGCAAGTATGGATTGCAGGGCGCGACCAACGGCCAGGACGACGATTGGACGCCGGCCGATTGGCCCGCCTATCCGACCAAGCGTGGGTTCGATGAGTTCTACGGCTATGTCCGCCACCGCGATGGTCACGTTCATTATCCGGCCGAAAACTGGAACCTGGGCGACAACGAAGTGCATCGCACGCCCAAACAGATTTGGCACAACGACCAGGAGGTCAGCAAGGATTTGGCCAAGTGCTACACGACGGACCTGTTCGCCGCCCGCAGCAAAGACTGGATCGCCAAGCATGTGAAAAGCGGTTCCGAGCAGCCCTTCTTTCTGTACCTCGCCTATGACACGCCCCACGCGGCGCTTCAATTGCCTTCGGTCGAGTTCCCCGAAGGCTATGGTTTGGACGGCGGACTGCAATGGCTCGGCAAGCCGGGGGCGATGATCAACACGGCGGTCGGAACGGTGGACGGATACCGGCATCCCGACTACACCGGCAAGGGCTGGTCGGACGTCGAAGAGCGTTTTGCAACGATGGTCCGCCGAATCGACCACAGCGTCGGCGATTTGTTGCAGACGTTGCGCGACCTATCGATCGACAAGAACACGCTGGTCGTCCTGAGTTGCGATAACGGTCCGCACCACGAGTCGTACTTGCGCGACGCACAAGACAATCGCGTCAACTACACGCCACAGTCGTTCCAGTCCTACGGTCCGTTTGACGGAACCAAACGAGACGTCTGGGAGGGCGGGATCCGGGTCGGCACGTTGGCCTGGTGGCCCGGGCAGGTGGCGCCCGGATCGATCGATCGTTCGCCCTCGCAGTTCCACGATTGGATGCCGACGTTCGCGCGGGCCGGCGGGATCGCGCCCCCGGCAAGGACCGACGGGGTTTCGCTGTTGCCGACGTTGACGGGGCAGGGGACACAGCGGCAAAGTCAGGTTTACATCGAGTATTTCAACGGCGGCAGGACGCCCACGTACGGCGATTTTCAAGCGTCAAAGCGGAACCAACGACGCAGGCAAATGCAGGTCGTGTTTGTCGATGGCTACAAAGGCGTGCGGGTCGACATCCAGGATCACCGCCAACCGTTTGCGATTTATGACCTGAAAAACGATCCCAAAGAGCTTCACGATCTCGCCGGCACGGGCGAAAAATTTGCGAAGTTGCAGAAGAAGATGCATGACCGTGTGCTGCAGCTGCGCCGCGCCAATCCGACGGCGCCGCGGCCCTATGACAAGGTTGCGATTCCCGCGGTGGCCATCAGCCAGCAGGAAGGTTGGACGTATGACGTTTATTCGGGGACGTTTCCCTACGTGCCCGAGGTCGACGAATTACAGCCGACGATGTCGGGGCGGTTGGACGAGATGTCTGTGGCAGGTGCCAAGGGAGCCGTTCGGTTTCGCGGCGTGTTTGTCGCCCCCGAAACCGGACTGTATCAAGTCACGCTTTCGACTGAGTCACCGACGTTCGCACGGATTCATGACGCGGAGTTGATCGATGCCGATTTCGGTTTCGATCCCGCTGAAACCTATTCGACCGAGATTCGACTCGAGCAAGGCATGCATCCGGTGACCGTCACGACGCTGGCTGATGGCGACGTGACGATCGGTTTGCAGTGGAAACGGAAGTGA
- a CDS encoding AAA family ATPase, protein MSGQVEAAQVKGSPDKTAQVQTAQGDLSGDDVNAIDRLQQAYADLRRELSRVIVGQSEAIEQLAICFFARRNSLLVGVPGLAKTLLVGKFAETLSLSFSRIQFTPDLMPMDITGTDILQDTAEGRREFQFVRGPVFANVVLADEINRAPPKTQAALLEAMQEGNVTVLGKEFALPSPFMVLATQNPVEQEGTYPLPEAQLDRFMSLIELGYPSEAEEIQIARMTTGERQPVLDSLLSVEQILSHQEVVRRVPVPDHLYEFAAKLVRQTRPDGGTAPDWLIPLVAWGAGPRAVQSLILGAKSRAALYGSYMVRQEDILAVASPVLSHRLVLTFAAQAERITAREIIAKLI, encoded by the coding sequence ATGTCTGGACAAGTTGAAGCAGCACAGGTGAAAGGCTCGCCGGATAAAACGGCCCAGGTTCAGACGGCCCAGGGTGATCTGTCCGGCGACGATGTCAACGCGATCGATCGTTTGCAGCAGGCCTATGCCGATTTGCGCCGCGAGCTGTCCCGCGTCATCGTCGGCCAATCCGAAGCGATCGAGCAACTGGCGATCTGTTTTTTCGCACGCCGCAATTCGCTACTGGTCGGCGTGCCCGGGTTGGCCAAAACGCTGCTGGTCGGAAAATTCGCCGAGACGCTCTCGCTGAGTTTCAGTCGGATTCAGTTCACGCCGGATCTGATGCCGATGGACATCACCGGGACCGACATCCTGCAAGACACGGCCGAGGGGCGGCGTGAATTTCAGTTCGTCCGCGGACCCGTGTTTGCAAACGTCGTGCTGGCCGACGAAATCAATCGGGCCCCGCCGAAAACTCAGGCGGCACTGTTGGAAGCGATGCAAGAAGGCAACGTGACCGTGCTCGGCAAAGAGTTTGCCCTGCCATCACCCTTCATGGTCTTGGCGACACAGAATCCCGTGGAACAGGAGGGGACGTATCCGTTGCCGGAAGCGCAACTGGATCGTTTCATGTCCCTGATCGAACTGGGCTATCCCAGCGAGGCGGAAGAAATTCAGATCGCCCGGATGACCACCGGCGAGCGTCAGCCGGTCTTGGATTCGCTGTTGTCGGTCGAACAAATCTTGAGCCACCAAGAGGTGGTGCGCCGCGTCCCGGTGCCGGATCACCTGTACGAATTTGCCGCCAAGCTGGTCCGTCAGACGCGGCCCGATGGCGGCACGGCGCCGGATTGGTTGATCCCCTTGGTCGCCTGGGGTGCCGGACCACGCGCGGTGCAGAGTTTGATTCTGGGCGCGAAGAGCCGGGCGGCGCTCTACGGCAGCTACATGGTTCGCCAGGAAGACATCCTGGCCGTCGCATCGCCCGTGCTTTCCCACCGGCTGGTGTTGACCTTCGCCGCACAAGCCGAACGGATCACCGCCCGCGAGATCATCGCGAAGTTGATTTGA